A genomic stretch from Bacillus sp. E(2018) includes:
- a CDS encoding sulfite exporter TauE/SafE family protein, with protein MKKIVMLALIGLMAQLIDGSLGMAYGVTSTTLLLVVGFSPALASASVHLSEVVTSAVSGYSHLKFGNVDMKTVKKLVIPGAIGAFLGAAFLSYIPSTFIKPYISLFLLGLGFYVLFRFLLIKVNMNIETDSIESNAKRRMYQPLGLIAGFMDATGGGGWGPITTPILLTQKNLTPSKAIGSVNFSEFAVSLSASIGFFLFIGWETLLWQVVVAMMLGGIIAAPFAAWLVQKLKPALLGVLAGGLIIITNLRTILNEFYSVDLFTEMAALVPLLILWSVLIVFAVRKRA; from the coding sequence ATGAAAAAAATTGTTATGCTAGCTCTGATCGGCCTCATGGCTCAACTCATCGACGGCTCTCTTGGCATGGCATATGGCGTTACTTCTACGACTCTTTTGTTAGTTGTTGGTTTCTCACCGGCTTTAGCTTCTGCTTCTGTTCACTTATCAGAAGTTGTGACATCTGCTGTTTCAGGCTACTCACATCTTAAATTCGGAAACGTCGATATGAAAACGGTGAAAAAGCTTGTCATTCCCGGGGCAATCGGCGCATTCTTAGGTGCTGCATTTTTAAGTTATATTCCTTCGACGTTTATAAAACCTTACATCTCTTTATTTTTATTAGGACTTGGCTTTTATGTTTTGTTCCGTTTTTTACTGATAAAAGTGAATATGAATATAGAAACTGATTCTATAGAGAGCAACGCTAAGCGAAGGATGTATCAGCCACTAGGACTCATCGCTGGGTTCATGGATGCAACAGGTGGCGGAGGATGGGGACCCATTACCACGCCTATTCTGCTCACACAGAAAAATCTTACACCCAGTAAAGCAATCGGTTCTGTAAACTTCAGTGAATTTGCTGTATCTTTATCCGCCTCTATCGGTTTCTTTTTGTTTATTGGTTGGGAAACTTTGCTTTGGCAGGTCGTTGTCGCGATGATGCTAGGCGGGATCATTGCAGCTCCTTTTGCAGCATGGCTCGTGCAAAAGCTTAAACCCGCGTTATTAGGAGTCCTGGCCGGAGGCTTAATCATCATAACAAACTTAAGAACAATTCTGAACGAATTTTATTCTGTAGATTTGTTTACAGAAATGGCAGCTTTGGTACCCCTTCTTATTCTATGGAGTGTTTTAATCGTCTTTGCCGTCCGAAAGAGAGCTTAA
- a CDS encoding DegV family protein: MARIAWITDSTSCITQEEAKELGIHIIPVSVIMEDKIYKDGIDITPDEFYEKLENVSELPKTSQPTVGEFSDFYEVLKHNYDCGIAIHVSEKFSGTINGSRLGAEMADFPVHIVDSKILSESMKQLLLKGKKLEEEGLEAEDIAEMLRETADHVKGYVCIGSLEQLRKGGRLSGASFLVGNLLQIKPILTFDDGSLVPFEKIRTLKKAESRVLALFEEAAQNKGAYGVSVVYSGSSQKAEDWLHLLKEKYPHITFNLGQLSPAIGVHVGAGTLGLLWFEE; encoded by the coding sequence ATGGCACGTATTGCTTGGATTACAGATAGTACTAGCTGCATCACACAGGAAGAAGCAAAGGAACTTGGTATTCATATTATTCCTGTATCTGTCATAATGGAAGATAAAATTTATAAAGATGGTATAGATATTACCCCGGATGAATTTTATGAAAAACTTGAGAATGTTTCTGAGCTTCCAAAAACGAGTCAGCCAACAGTCGGAGAGTTCTCTGACTTTTATGAAGTTCTAAAACATAACTATGATTGTGGAATTGCCATACATGTTTCTGAAAAATTTAGCGGCACAATAAACGGTTCAAGACTTGGTGCGGAGATGGCCGATTTTCCTGTACATATTGTGGATTCAAAAATTTTATCTGAATCCATGAAACAACTTTTGTTAAAAGGGAAGAAGCTTGAAGAGGAAGGCCTAGAAGCGGAAGATATAGCTGAGATGCTTCGTGAAACGGCAGATCATGTAAAAGGATATGTGTGTATCGGGAGTCTTGAACAATTAAGAAAAGGTGGTAGATTATCTGGCGCAAGCTTCCTAGTCGGTAATCTTCTGCAGATCAAACCGATTCTTACCTTTGATGATGGTTCTCTCGTACCGTTCGAAAAGATTAGAACTCTAAAAAAGGCAGAGTCCCGCGTTCTTGCTTTATTTGAGGAAGCGGCACAAAATAAAGGTGCATACGGTGTGAGTGTTGTATACAGCGGGTCTTCACAAAAAGCAGAGGACTGGCTTCACCTCTTAAAAGAGAAGTATCCTCATATTACATTCAATCTAGGGCAGCTGAGCCCGGCGATCGGCGTACACGTCGGGGCAGGCACCCTCGGCCTCCTTTGGTTTGAAGAATAG
- a CDS encoding MarR family transcriptional regulator yields MKVVTDSRNVLMEVERIEKAFNEIMDVIKPEIWEEEEITSTQFQILKTLSSREKWTVSEIADAMKVRASATTVIIDRLVKRGLVDRYRSDLDRRIVYVQLNETGLVAFHAIQEKRNGVLIKYMSQLTDKQLADMVQCIEHLSSIVKN; encoded by the coding sequence GTGAAAGTGGTGACAGATAGTAGAAATGTATTAATGGAAGTAGAGCGTATAGAGAAAGCGTTTAATGAAATCATGGACGTGATAAAGCCTGAGATTTGGGAAGAAGAAGAGATTACTTCTACTCAATTCCAAATATTAAAGACTTTATCATCTCGTGAGAAATGGACGGTTTCTGAAATTGCTGACGCTATGAAAGTACGTGCCAGTGCTACTACCGTTATCATTGACCGACTTGTTAAAAGAGGACTTGTAGATCGTTATCGGTCTGACCTCGATCGAAGAATTGTATACGTGCAATTAAATGAAACCGGTTTAGTAGCATTTCATGCAATTCAAGAAAAAAGAAACGGTGTACTGATTAAGTACATGTCACAGCTCACTGATAAACAGCTTGCGGATATGGTTCAATGTATTGAACACCTTTCTTCAATAGTAAAGAACTGA
- a CDS encoding WYL domain-containing protein, producing MSKIKRLERLLLSINSKKHFTLKELADEFGVSTRTIQRDLLNLIEMGLPIVSEFGPHGGYRIENDRILPPIGFTEMEASSVLFSLQTFTETSFPFQTQSKSIVNKLQQFMPEDAKDNWTQIQKRLFVQFPMPTKNQIAPIILEASIKQKIVTILYTMNEQQLYSNIQLIGLFSENGEWYCPAYCYSLMDYHIFKLSDIKHAVINYEPIEVKDFTDLTIQNWASQISPRNYVRLEAEISQDGLNYCQSHPFLRQFIRTKENGIYRLSGDILATYVDRVAEYLWTLKTNISIQSPKEIKEIHASWAKDISAQYEVILNM from the coding sequence ATGTCAAAGATAAAAAGACTGGAACGGCTACTGCTTTCCATAAACTCAAAAAAGCATTTTACCTTAAAAGAATTAGCTGATGAGTTCGGAGTATCGACTCGAACCATTCAACGAGATTTACTAAACCTTATTGAAATGGGCCTTCCCATCGTTTCTGAATTCGGACCACATGGCGGATATCGAATCGAAAATGACCGAATCCTGCCTCCTATCGGATTTACTGAAATGGAAGCTTCCTCTGTTCTTTTTAGTTTACAAACATTCACTGAAACGAGCTTTCCTTTTCAGACTCAAAGTAAATCCATTGTAAATAAACTTCAGCAATTCATGCCAGAAGATGCAAAAGATAATTGGACGCAGATTCAAAAACGACTTTTTGTTCAGTTTCCAATGCCTACGAAGAACCAAATCGCACCAATCATCCTTGAAGCTTCAATCAAGCAAAAGATTGTTACGATTCTTTATACGATGAATGAGCAACAATTGTATAGCAACATTCAATTAATCGGCCTTTTTAGCGAAAATGGCGAATGGTACTGTCCCGCATATTGTTATTCGCTCATGGATTATCATATTTTTAAACTATCAGATATTAAACACGCTGTGATTAACTATGAACCGATAGAAGTGAAAGATTTTACTGATTTGACTATTCAAAATTGGGCATCTCAAATCTCACCAAGAAACTATGTTAGACTTGAAGCGGAAATTTCACAAGATGGATTGAACTATTGTCAGTCTCATCCTTTTCTACGGCAATTCATAAGAACGAAAGAGAATGGTATATATCGTTTGTCAGGAGATATTTTGGCAACTTATGTTGATAGAGTCGCCGAGTATTTATGGACATTAAAAACAAACATCTCGATACAATCTCCCAAAGAAATCAAAGAGATTCATGCATCTTGGGCGAAGGATATTTCTGCTCAATATGAAGTTATTTTAAATATGTAA
- a CDS encoding cold-shock protein: protein MAFFSKQPAEPIPDVETKVWACTSDGCSCWMRADYSLQKEPQCPICKSAMNEEVRMLPELKS, encoded by the coding sequence ATGGCTTTTTTTTCAAAACAACCTGCAGAGCCGATTCCAGACGTAGAAACGAAGGTTTGGGCATGTACGAGTGATGGATGCTCTTGCTGGATGCGCGCTGACTATTCTTTGCAAAAAGAACCGCAATGCCCCATTTGCAAATCTGCAATGAATGAAGAAGTTCGTATGCTTCCAGAATTAAAAAGTTAA